AGGTCACGCCGCCGCTGGACACCAGGATCTTGCGCTGCACCTCGCCCAGCAGCAGCGGGCCCTTGTGGTACAGCACCTCCAGCACGCCGAACTCGGCCAGCGTGAGGCCGTGGCGCGCCACGTCGGCCTGCGCCTGCGCCTCCACGGCGTTGTGCGCGCGGGCAAGCGCCACCCACAGCTTCAGCGCGAGGCCTGGGCCCTCGTCGGCCGGGGGGTCGGTCCGCTCGGCGGATTCGTCTTCGCTCATGCTCATCTCGGCGGGCAAGGTGCGCGGCGGCGCCGGGGCCGTCAAGGGCACCGCCCGCCCCGGCGCTCGCGGGCCGCGCCGTTCGCGCGCATCTTGCAGACGGAGGCGCGGCTTCGTGCGGCGCACCGTCAACGGCCGCACGCCCGTCGTCCATTCCGCCCCTGCCCGATGCCCTCTCCCTTCCCCGGCAGCCCCGGCGCCGCCCTTCCCGACGCGGCCGGCTCCGCGCGCCCGCTCCTCCCCCGCTATGCCGTGGCCGTCGGCGCCACAGCGGCGGCGCTGGCCTTCTGCTTCGGGCTGGAGCGGTGGGTCAGCTCCAACTTCTTCCCCATCTTCCTGGGCGCGGTGGTCGTCTCCGCGTGGTACGGCGGCCTGGGGCCCGGCCTGCTGTCCAGCGCGCTCTCGCTGGTGGCCGTGGACTACTTCTTCATCGGCCCCGCGGGCGAGTTCGGCCTGGACAGCGCGGGCGACGCGGTGAAGCTGGCCGTCTTCGCCGCGGTGGGGCTGCTGGC
The genomic region above belongs to Longimicrobiaceae bacterium and contains:
- a CDS encoding MarR family transcriptional regulator; translated protein: MSEDESAERTDPPADEGPGLALKLWVALARAHNAVEAQAQADVARHGLTLAEFGVLEVLYHKGPLLLGEVQRKILVSSGGVTYLVDRLQRRGLVERRECAGDRRARYAALTPQGEALIARIFPEHAKRLQDALSGLGRQEKREALRLLRTLGRAAAGDAEHE